A single genomic interval of Saccharothrix saharensis harbors:
- a CDS encoding VOC family protein, producing MEILSSRVLLRSRDPERVTAFYRDVLGLAVYREFPGGTVFFLGQGLLEVSGTSTGQATDATQLWLQVRDLRRAAEDLAEHVVRPARREPWGLDELWVADPDGRPIVLVEVPADHPLRRDVRD from the coding sequence GTGGAGATCCTGAGCAGCCGCGTCCTCCTGCGCTCCCGCGACCCGGAGCGCGTCACGGCGTTCTACCGGGACGTGCTCGGCCTGGCCGTCTACCGCGAGTTCCCCGGCGGCACGGTGTTCTTCCTCGGCCAGGGGCTCCTCGAGGTGTCCGGCACCTCCACCGGGCAGGCCACCGACGCCACGCAGCTGTGGTTGCAGGTGCGCGACCTGCGCCGGGCCGCCGAAGACCTCGCCGAGCACGTCGTCCGCCCCGCCCGGCGCGAGCCGTGGGGTCTGGACGAGCTGTGGGTCGCCGACCCCGACGGCCGGCCGATCGTGCTGGTCGAGGTGCCCGCCGACCACCCCCTACGCCGGGACGTGCGCGACTAG
- a CDS encoding SPFH domain-containing protein encodes MDVTDVAVQMPVPVVREKEARAPSGWGVLAGVVVGALASTALITLGSIPGDDGPSVPAIVAGTLVLVATVVVSVGLFTVAPGESRVLQFAGRYTGTVRQDGLRWANPFTTKAKVSTRIRNHETATLKVNDADGNPIEIAAVVVWQVEDTARAMFEVDDFVRFVGIQTETAVRHIATSYPYDNHDDTGLSLRENADEITETLSVEIAARVQAAGVKVIESRLTHLAYAPEIAHAMLQRQQAGAVVAARSRIVEGAVGMVQLALDRLAEEDVVELDEERKAAMVSNLLVVLCGDRSTQPVVNAGSLYT; translated from the coding sequence GTGGACGTCACGGACGTTGCGGTGCAGATGCCGGTCCCGGTGGTCCGGGAGAAGGAAGCACGCGCGCCATCGGGGTGGGGCGTGCTCGCGGGTGTGGTGGTCGGGGCGCTGGCGAGCACGGCGCTGATCACGCTCGGCTCGATCCCGGGCGACGACGGGCCCAGCGTCCCGGCGATCGTGGCCGGCACGCTGGTGCTCGTCGCCACCGTCGTCGTGTCCGTCGGGTTGTTCACCGTCGCCCCCGGCGAGTCGCGGGTGCTCCAGTTCGCCGGCCGCTACACCGGCACCGTCCGCCAGGACGGCCTGCGCTGGGCGAACCCGTTCACCACGAAGGCGAAGGTGTCGACCCGGATCCGCAACCACGAGACCGCGACGCTGAAGGTCAACGACGCGGACGGCAACCCGATCGAGATCGCCGCCGTGGTCGTGTGGCAGGTCGAGGACACCGCGCGGGCGATGTTCGAGGTGGACGACTTCGTGCGGTTCGTCGGCATCCAGACCGAGACCGCGGTGCGGCACATCGCGACCAGCTACCCCTACGACAACCACGACGACACCGGGTTGTCGTTGCGGGAGAACGCCGACGAGATCACCGAGACGCTGTCGGTGGAGATCGCGGCCCGCGTGCAGGCGGCCGGCGTGAAGGTGATCGAATCCCGCCTCACGCACCTGGCCTACGCTCCGGAGATCGCGCACGCGATGCTGCAGCGCCAGCAGGCGGGCGCGGTGGTCGCGGCGCGGTCGCGGATCGTGGAGGGGGCGGTCGGCATGGTCCAGCTCGCGCTGGACCGGCTCGCCGAGGAGGACGTGGTGGAACTGGACGAGGAGCGCAAGGCGGCGATGGTGTCGAACCTGCTGGTCGTGCTCTGCGGCGACCGATCCACCCAGCCCGTGGTCAACGCCGGGTCGCTGTACACCTGA
- a CDS encoding Uma2 family endonuclease has translation MTVMVEHEGSSYTVEDLEGMPDDGRRYELVDGHLLVSPAPGYRHQKIVLKLGALLDASCPEDLAVLPAPFAVQPSGKTELQPDLLVGRHADFTEKLLPVAPLLAVEVLSPSTGIRDLTIKKNAYERMGVISYWVIDPQEPVLAAFELDPEGCYRQVAEVQGEKPFDATLPFPVRVVPAELLGTLWDGESE, from the coding sequence ATGACCGTCATGGTCGAACACGAAGGCAGCTCCTACACGGTCGAGGACCTGGAGGGCATGCCTGATGACGGACGCCGTTACGAACTCGTCGACGGGCACCTGCTCGTGAGCCCGGCACCGGGGTACCGGCATCAGAAGATCGTGCTGAAGCTCGGCGCGTTGCTGGATGCGAGCTGCCCGGAGGATCTCGCCGTGTTGCCGGCACCCTTCGCCGTGCAGCCGAGCGGAAAGACCGAGTTGCAACCGGACTTGCTCGTCGGTCGTCACGCCGACTTCACCGAAAAGTTGTTGCCCGTCGCCCCGTTGCTGGCAGTGGAAGTGCTCTCACCGAGCACGGGTATTCGCGATCTCACCATCAAGAAGAACGCGTACGAGCGGATGGGTGTGATCAGCTACTGGGTGATCGATCCGCAGGAACCCGTGCTGGCGGCGTTCGAGCTCGACCCCGAGGGCTGCTACCGGCAGGTGGCCGAGGTGCAGGGGGAGAAGCCGTTCGACGCGACGCTGCCGTTCCCGGTGCGGGTCGTGCCGGCCGAGCTGCTCGGCACGCTGTGGGATGGCGAGTCGGAATGA
- a CDS encoding type II toxin-antitoxin system PemK/MazF family toxin: MHANGEDARPAKGAVREVHTAAVAATLEYSPDLDGLADPGEVVWAWVPFEEDPGRGKDRPLLVVGRHRRALLGLMLTSRTPDRHEVNDCLDLGSGRWDRDGRRSYVRLDRVFELNEDDIRREGSVLEPERFSLVVAALRRLGWR; the protein is encoded by the coding sequence GTGCACGCGAACGGTGAAGACGCCCGCCCCGCGAAGGGCGCGGTGCGCGAGGTCCACACGGCCGCGGTGGCGGCCACCCTGGAGTACTCGCCCGACCTGGACGGCCTGGCCGACCCGGGCGAGGTGGTGTGGGCGTGGGTCCCCTTCGAGGAGGACCCGGGCCGCGGCAAGGACCGGCCGCTGCTGGTCGTCGGCCGCCACCGCCGGGCGCTGCTCGGCCTGATGCTGACCAGCAGGACCCCCGACCGGCACGAGGTGAACGACTGCCTGGACCTGGGCTCTGGCCGCTGGGACCGCGACGGCCGGCGGTCCTACGTGCGGCTGGACCGGGTGTTCGAACTGAACGAGGACGACATCCGCCGGGAGGGCTCGGTGCTGGAGCCGGAGCGGTTCTCGCTGGTCGTTGCCGCGCTGCGGCGGCTCGGCTGGCGCTGA
- a CDS encoding class I SAM-dependent methyltransferase gives MANNLMKALDAAFGHPRGKVGELGGRVMAVLNAKVEEHVTDVAAPTPEEVVLVLGPGPGVGLKLAGERALKAIGVDPSQVMLDEARTRCAELIVAGRVELREGAATRTGQPEDSVDVVVSVNNLQLWGNRPAAFHELARVLRPGGRLVVSVHRRVLDTSEYDLIREAEAAGFTGVRTSLHQYGGVVGPAVQLVAHVPA, from the coding sequence ATGGCGAACAACCTGATGAAGGCGCTGGACGCGGCCTTCGGCCACCCCCGGGGCAAGGTCGGCGAGCTGGGCGGCCGGGTCATGGCCGTGCTGAACGCGAAGGTGGAGGAGCACGTCACCGACGTGGCCGCGCCGACGCCCGAGGAGGTCGTGCTGGTGCTCGGCCCCGGTCCGGGCGTCGGGCTCAAGCTCGCCGGTGAACGGGCGCTGAAGGCGATCGGCGTCGACCCGTCGCAGGTGATGCTGGACGAGGCGCGCACGCGGTGCGCGGAGCTGATCGTGGCGGGCCGGGTCGAGCTGCGCGAGGGCGCGGCGACGCGGACCGGCCAGCCCGAGGACTCGGTGGACGTGGTGGTCTCGGTGAACAACCTCCAGCTCTGGGGCAACCGGCCGGCCGCGTTCCACGAGCTGGCCCGCGTGCTTCGTCCCGGCGGCAGGCTGGTCGTCTCGGTGCACCGGCGGGTGCTCGACACCTCGGAGTACGACCTGATCCGGGAGGCCGAGGCGGCCGGGTTTACCGGGGTGCGCACGTCGTTGCACCAGTACGGCGGCGTGGTCGGGCCCGCGGTGCAGCTAGTCGCGCACGTCCCGGCGTAG
- a CDS encoding AAA family ATPase, which produces MDKRLVSLEVENFRSLRKIHLPLGDLTVLVGPNGAGKTNVLKVFEFLADIIRTDLEPALNARGGFDQIVFHGGEKPPSSIRINATATWTTHSSRNGPDEYELRITRTRRSTGDVLSRREAFQFKRPQGRGRRITISGQQATVVNTGATGGTEDSIGIKSFSSGLSTLPRLHGAGGEEVSAVADRLASFRVFDVAVPAARRPARISRHREYLEDDASNLASFMLMLRRTDPSSFEQLEEDARRALPQLDSIEFEYPANGSNEVVVVLHERGLRRPTPLVDASYGTVRLLGLLALLYDPDPPALTCIEEIDHGLHPQALEMLVERLRDASERSQFLIATHSPALADRLRPEEFVICERRDDGSSAIPAVSLADVRRIVQASDDLPLGELWFSGALGGDL; this is translated from the coding sequence ATGGACAAGCGACTGGTGAGCCTCGAAGTGGAAAATTTCCGAAGTCTTCGGAAGATCCACTTGCCACTCGGCGACCTCACCGTCTTAGTAGGCCCCAATGGGGCGGGCAAGACCAACGTCCTCAAGGTGTTCGAGTTTCTCGCAGACATAATCCGAACCGACCTCGAACCGGCACTGAACGCTCGCGGCGGTTTCGACCAGATTGTTTTCCACGGCGGCGAGAAGCCTCCCTCCAGCATTCGAATCAACGCGACGGCGACATGGACGACGCACAGCAGTCGCAACGGACCCGACGAGTACGAGTTGCGCATCACTCGAACCCGGCGATCAACCGGCGACGTGTTGTCGCGCCGGGAGGCGTTTCAATTCAAGCGGCCCCAAGGACGTGGCAGAAGGATCACCATCAGTGGGCAACAGGCAACGGTGGTCAACACGGGGGCCACCGGGGGAACCGAGGACTCGATCGGGATCAAGTCGTTCAGCAGTGGCTTGTCCACTTTGCCGCGCCTTCACGGCGCAGGTGGAGAAGAAGTCTCCGCCGTGGCAGACCGACTGGCCTCGTTCCGGGTTTTCGATGTAGCGGTCCCGGCCGCGCGTCGTCCGGCTCGAATCTCCCGTCATCGCGAGTACCTCGAAGACGACGCGAGCAATCTTGCATCTTTTATGCTGATGCTGCGCCGGACCGACCCGTCGTCCTTCGAGCAATTGGAGGAGGATGCACGGCGTGCTCTTCCCCAGTTGGACTCGATCGAGTTCGAATACCCGGCGAATGGGTCGAACGAGGTGGTAGTAGTCCTCCATGAGAGAGGTCTTCGACGGCCGACACCACTTGTCGACGCATCCTACGGGACAGTGCGACTGCTCGGCCTGCTCGCATTGCTGTACGACCCGGATCCTCCCGCCCTGACCTGCATTGAAGAGATTGATCACGGCCTACATCCCCAAGCACTCGAGATGTTGGTCGAAAGGCTCCGCGATGCGAGTGAACGAAGTCAATTCCTGATCGCAACCCATTCTCCCGCTCTGGCGGACCGGCTTCGCCCGGAAGAGTTCGTGATCTGCGAACGACGGGACGACGGATCCTCTGCCATCCCCGCGGTGTCACTGGCCGATGTGCGTCGGATCGTACAGGCCAGCGACGACCTGCCATTGGGCGAACTGTGGTTCTCCGGCGCTTTGGGTGGCGACCTTTGA
- the lepA gene encoding translation elongation factor 4, with protein sequence MTTFADQTFTPPELIRNFCIIAHIDHGKSTLADRMLQLTGVVEERAMRAQYLDRMDIERERGITIKAQNVRLPWQVEGQDHVLHMIDTPGHVDFTYEVSRALEACEGTVLLVDAAQGIEAQTLANLYLAMENDLTIIPVLNKIDLPAADPDKYAKELAHIVGCEPEEVLRVSAKTGLGVGALLDEVVKRVPAPVGDADAPARAMIFDSVYDTYRGVVTYIRVVDGKITPRERIKMMSTGATHELLEVGIISPEPKPSRGLGVGEVGYLITGVKDVRQSKVGDTVTWDKKGATEPLAGYREPKPMVYSGLYPVDGSDYPVLREALEKLQLNDAALTFEPETSAALGFGFRCGFLGLLHLEITRDRLEREFGLDLISTAPNVVYRVVMDDGTEHVVTNPSDWPDGKRAEVYEPVTKCTIIAPSEYIGAIMELCQSKRGQLGGMDYLSEDRVELRYTMPLGEIIFDFFDALKSRTRGYASLDYEESGEQDADLVKVDILLQGEPVDAFSAIVHKDHAYGYGTKMASKLRELIPRQQFEVPIQAAVGARVIARETIRAIRKDVLAKCYGGDITRKRKLLEKQKEGKKRMKMVGRVEVPQEAFVAALSTDDSGGKDKGKK encoded by the coding sequence GTGACCACGTTCGCCGACCAGACGTTCACGCCTCCGGAGCTCATCCGGAACTTCTGCATCATCGCGCACATCGACCACGGCAAGTCGACCCTGGCCGACCGGATGCTGCAGCTCACCGGCGTGGTCGAGGAGCGGGCCATGCGCGCTCAGTACCTCGACCGCATGGACATCGAGCGCGAGCGCGGCATCACGATCAAGGCGCAGAACGTGCGGCTGCCGTGGCAGGTCGAGGGCCAGGACCACGTGCTGCACATGATCGACACCCCGGGTCACGTCGACTTCACCTACGAGGTCTCGCGCGCCCTGGAGGCGTGCGAGGGCACCGTGCTGCTGGTCGACGCCGCGCAGGGCATCGAGGCGCAGACGCTGGCCAACCTGTACCTGGCGATGGAGAACGACCTCACCATCATCCCGGTGCTGAACAAGATCGACCTGCCCGCCGCGGACCCGGACAAGTACGCCAAGGAGCTCGCCCACATCGTCGGCTGCGAGCCCGAGGAGGTGCTGCGCGTCTCGGCGAAGACCGGCCTCGGCGTCGGCGCGCTGCTGGACGAGGTCGTCAAGCGGGTGCCCGCGCCGGTCGGCGACGCGGACGCGCCCGCCCGCGCGATGATCTTCGACTCGGTCTACGACACCTACCGCGGCGTGGTCACCTACATCCGCGTGGTCGACGGCAAGATCACCCCGCGCGAGCGGATCAAGATGATGTCCACCGGCGCCACGCACGAGCTGCTGGAAGTCGGCATCATCTCGCCCGAGCCGAAGCCGAGCCGCGGGCTGGGCGTCGGCGAGGTGGGCTACCTGATCACCGGCGTGAAGGACGTGCGCCAGTCCAAGGTCGGCGACACCGTCACCTGGGACAAGAAGGGCGCGACCGAGCCGCTGGCCGGGTACCGCGAGCCCAAGCCCATGGTCTACTCCGGGCTGTACCCGGTGGACGGGTCGGACTACCCGGTGCTGCGCGAGGCGCTGGAGAAGCTCCAGCTCAACGACGCCGCGCTGACGTTCGAGCCGGAGACGTCGGCCGCCCTGGGCTTCGGCTTCCGGTGCGGCTTCCTCGGCCTGCTGCACCTGGAGATCACCCGCGACCGGTTGGAGCGGGAGTTCGGCCTGGACCTGATCTCCACCGCGCCCAACGTGGTCTACCGCGTGGTGATGGACGACGGCACCGAGCACGTGGTGACCAACCCGTCCGACTGGCCCGACGGCAAGCGCGCCGAGGTGTACGAGCCGGTCACCAAGTGCACGATCATCGCGCCCAGCGAGTACATCGGCGCGATCATGGAGCTGTGCCAGTCCAAGCGCGGCCAGCTCGGCGGCATGGACTACCTGTCCGAGGACCGCGTCGAGCTGCGCTACACCATGCCGCTCGGCGAGATCATCTTCGACTTCTTCGACGCGTTGAAGTCGCGCACGCGCGGGTACGCGTCGCTGGACTACGAGGAGTCGGGCGAGCAGGACGCGGACCTGGTGAAGGTGGACATCCTGCTCCAGGGCGAGCCGGTGGACGCGTTCAGCGCGATCGTGCACAAGGACCACGCGTACGGGTACGGCACCAAGATGGCCAGCAAGCTGCGCGAGCTGATCCCGCGGCAGCAGTTCGAGGTGCCGATCCAGGCGGCCGTGGGCGCGCGCGTGATCGCCCGCGAGACGATCCGCGCCATCCGCAAGGACGTGCTCGCCAAGTGCTACGGCGGTGACATCACCCGCAAGCGCAAGCTGCTGGAGAAGCAGAAGGAAGGCAAGAAGCGGATGAAGATGGTGGGCCGGGTCGAGGTCCCCCAGGAAGCCTTCGTCGCCGCCCTGTCCACCGACGATTCCGGCGGTAAGGACAAGGGCAAGAAGTAG
- a CDS encoding winged helix DNA-binding domain-containing protein, translating to MTPVLSRRALGRATLARQFLLARTDATVPEVVTHLVGLQAQTPHTWYTGLWTRIDGFTPDRAADPLVNRDLVRIAVMRSTIHLVTARDALALRPAVQPALDRDLFRNYTHGRDMRGLDVDAVVAAGRALLAEEPRTNKELGALLHEKWPDRAPSSLAYAIRCLVPLVQVPPRGVWGRSGSIAHAGAETWLGAPVVDKPSVDDLVLRYLAAFGPATVKDVQTWSGLTRLREVVEGLPLLRLRDEDGQELFDLPDAPRPDEDVPAPPRFLYDFDNVLLSHADRRRVVTADVRARNYDPHGPVPQFFLVDGVTAGDWKLDRTKEVATLELRPFRRLPAPDEVEREAARLLAFLAPDVPRHEVRTTSPAAPRP from the coding sequence ATGACCCCGGTACTGAGCCGTCGCGCCCTCGGTCGGGCCACGCTGGCCCGCCAGTTCCTGCTCGCCCGCACGGACGCGACCGTGCCGGAGGTCGTCACGCACCTGGTCGGCCTGCAGGCCCAGACGCCGCACACCTGGTACACCGGCCTGTGGACGCGGATCGACGGCTTCACGCCCGACCGGGCCGCGGACCCGCTGGTGAACCGCGACCTGGTGCGCATCGCCGTGATGCGGTCGACGATCCACCTCGTCACCGCGCGGGACGCGCTCGCGCTGCGCCCGGCCGTCCAGCCCGCCCTCGACCGCGACCTGTTCCGCAACTACACCCACGGCCGGGACATGCGCGGCCTGGACGTCGACGCGGTGGTGGCCGCCGGGCGCGCGTTGCTGGCCGAGGAACCGCGCACGAACAAGGAACTGGGCGCGCTGCTGCACGAGAAGTGGCCCGACCGCGCGCCCTCGTCGCTGGCGTACGCGATCCGGTGCCTGGTGCCGCTGGTGCAGGTGCCGCCGCGCGGGGTGTGGGGCCGCAGCGGCTCCATCGCGCACGCCGGCGCGGAGACGTGGCTGGGCGCGCCCGTGGTCGACAAGCCGTCGGTGGACGACCTGGTGCTGCGCTACCTGGCCGCGTTCGGGCCCGCGACGGTGAAGGACGTGCAGACCTGGTCCGGTCTCACGAGGCTGCGCGAGGTGGTCGAGGGGTTGCCGCTGCTGCGGCTGCGCGACGAGGACGGCCAGGAGCTGTTCGACCTGCCCGACGCGCCCCGGCCGGACGAGGACGTGCCCGCGCCGCCGAGGTTCCTCTACGACTTCGACAACGTGCTGCTCTCGCACGCCGACCGGCGCCGGGTCGTCACCGCGGACGTGCGCGCGCGGAACTACGACCCGCACGGGCCCGTGCCGCAGTTCTTCCTGGTCGACGGCGTCACGGCGGGTGACTGGAAGCTGGACCGGACCAAGGAGGTGGCCACGCTGGAACTGCGGCCGTTCCGCCGCCTGCCCGCGCCCGACGAGGTGGAGCGGGAAGCCGCGCGCCTGCTGGCGTTCCTCGCGCCGGACGTGCCGCGGCACGAGGTCCGGACAACCTCACCGGCGGCGCCGCGTCCCTGA
- a CDS encoding GNAT family N-acetyltransferase — MGTITVRPPRAEDKWPLVDVHVKARRSYYEGHVPEAELAEWERSARATGYVFDKPDRIWLCAELDQVFAGFALVTPAGDLLQLQVAPRCWGRGVGHSLHEAAMDALRDLGVTTARLHVFAENHRARRFYTDHGWRETGRDGDHVRMALELRV; from the coding sequence ATGGGGACGATCACCGTGCGCCCGCCGCGGGCGGAGGACAAGTGGCCGCTCGTCGACGTCCACGTCAAGGCCCGGCGCAGCTACTACGAGGGTCACGTGCCCGAGGCGGAGCTCGCCGAGTGGGAGCGGTCGGCGCGGGCCACCGGTTACGTCTTCGACAAGCCCGACCGGATCTGGCTGTGTGCCGAGCTGGACCAGGTCTTCGCCGGGTTCGCCCTGGTCACGCCGGCCGGTGACCTGTTGCAGCTCCAGGTCGCGCCGCGGTGCTGGGGCAGGGGCGTCGGCCACTCGCTGCACGAGGCGGCGATGGACGCGCTGCGCGACCTGGGCGTCACCACCGCGCGCCTCCACGTGTTCGCCGAGAACCACCGCGCGCGGCGCTTCTACACCGACCACGGCTGGCGCGAGACCGGCCGCGACGGCGACCACGTCCGAATGGCGCTGGAGCTGCGCGTGTGA